From one Salmo salar chromosome ssa09, Ssal_v3.1, whole genome shotgun sequence genomic stretch:
- the LOC106612105 gene encoding potassium channel subfamily K member 4 encodes MRCPTLLALLAGVMLYLVMGALVFRNLESPKESKEHEKLLCTTRDFLGNHSCVTAQNLSDLIKSVVKAVEAGLDVKHSSTNFTSRWDLASAFFFCGTIITTIGFGNLSPRTKWGQLFCVCYALVGIPMFGFLLAGVGDHMGTGLRKAVWKMETLFLKRRVSPTYVRIMSAVLSILIGCLIFLAVPTLVFKEVEDWSFLEALYFVVITLTTVGFGDYVAGANRRDGDLFKPLVWLWIVFGLAYFASILTMIGNWLRVLSKKTRAEMEELRAHATDWTQNIQNMSMDFRIPNPLELNDPFLLQRRRWKRSTRRRVRRGALGHHGRQGVIGENGHLPNRWVSHTRSMTRLEVMRLGGDEVRNEGTRLGPGAVLGADSRVSARSEGRSLGRTVARSQSMPAAHSVMELDYDLDPVAMTMLQGESVFESKSLSESPESDSRSEVSSSDSHTSDMCTPGQGITFASFDASGSLCTEERGSQGGSRQVFFQEGVRFPVPLQQLPKSHNLTKPIPMSPIFSVKPMPLPMPTPPGCKMLDFFGENLAYIDESSDTLSDKNQPVEVAVSPRPRKPRRRSIRRQLPYRSPLKERRDSDMQPPSNPPTPPPLSHLRD; translated from the exons ATGCGCTGCCCCACCCTGCTGGCCCTGCTGGCGGGGGTCATGCTGTACCTGGTGATGGGGGCGTTGGTGTTCCGGAACTTGGAAAGCCCCAAGGAGAGCAAGGAGCATGAGAAGCTGCTCTGCACCACACGTGACTTCCTCGGAAACCACTCATGTGTCACTGCACAGAACCTCAGCGACCTCATAAAG AGTGTGGTGAAGGCGGTGGAGGCGGGCCTGGATGTAAAACACAGCTCCACCAACTTCACTAGCAGGTGGGACCTGGCCAGcgccttcttcttctgtggtaccatcatcaccaccattg GGTTTGGTAACCTTTCTCCCAGGACCAAATGGGGCCAGCTGTTCTGCGTCTGTTATGCCCTGGTAGGGATCCCCATGTTTGGTTTCCTGCTGGCTGGTGTCGGAGACCACATGGGGACGGGGCTGAGGAAGGCCGTGTGGAAGATGGAGACACTCTTCCTG AAGCGGCGGGTCAGTCCCACCTATGTACGGATCATGTCTGCTGTTCTGTCCATCCTGATTGGCTGTCTGATCTTCCTCGCCGTGCCGACGCTGGTGTTTAAGGAAGTGGAGGACTGGTCCTTTCTGGAGGCGCTCTACTTTGTGGTCATCACCCTCACCACGGTCGGCTTTGGAGACTACGTAGCAG GTGCTAACCGGCGGGACGGAGATCTGTTTAAGCCCCTGGTGTGGCTCTGGATAGTGTTTGGCCTGGCTTACTTTGCCTCTATACTCACCATGATCGGGAACTGGCTGCGAGTGCTGTCCAAGAAAACACGTGCTGAG atgGAGGAGTTGAGGGCCCATGCTACAGACTGGACCCAGAACATCCAGAACATGTCCATGGACTTCCGGATTCCCAACCCTTTGGAACTCAATGACCCCTTCCTGCTTCAGCGGCGCCGCTGGAAACGCAGCACCCGGCGGCGGGTCCGCAGGGGGGCGCTGGGGCACCACGGCAGGCAGGGCGTCATAGGGGAGAACGGACATCTGCCCAATAGGTGGGTCTCCCACACCCGCTCCATGACCCGTCTGGAGGTCATGAGGTTAGGGGGGGACGAGGTTAGGAATGAGGGGACGAGGTTAGGACCAGGGGCGGTGCTAGGGGCGGATTCCAGAGTCAGTGCGAGGTCAGAGGGCAGGTCGTTGGGCCGGACGGTGGCGAGGTCACAGTCGATGCCTGCGGCGCACTCTGTGATGGAGTTAGATTATGACCTTGATCCTGTTGCTATGACAATGCTGCAAGGGGAGTCTGTGTTCGAGTCTAAGTCGCTGTCTGAGTCTCCAGAgtctgactccagatcagaagTCTCCTCCTCTGACTCTCACACCTCTGACATGTGTACACCAGGGCAGGGGATAACTTTTGCCAGTTTTGACGCCAGTGGGTCTCTCTGTACTGAGGAGAGGGGAAGCCAGGGAGGATCCAGGCAGGTATTTTTCCAGGAGGGTGTCCGGTTCCCTGTGCCTCTCCAGCAGCTCCCCAAGTCCCACAACCTCACCAAGCCCATCCCCATGTCGCCCATATTCTCTGTGAAACCCATGCCGCTCCCCATGCCCACCCCGCCAGGCTGCAAAATGCTAGATTTCTTCGGGGAGAACTTGGCCTACATTGACGAGTCGTCGGACACGTTGAGTGACAAGAACCAGCCGGTTGAGGTGGCTGTCAGTCCTCGCCCCCGTAAGCCCCGCAGGAGGAGCATAAGGAGGCAGCTGCCCTACCGGAGCCccctgaaggagaggagggacagtgaCATGCAGCCCCCCTCCAACCCCCcgacacctccccctctctcccatctcagaGACTGA